The Seleniivibrio woodruffii genome window below encodes:
- a CDS encoding NUDIX hydrolase, which produces MAETCDISTIQSKLSSYKRRTLAATPRVAAVLLLLIPSEDGFRVILTKRVRTLDSHGGEVSFPGGSVDSGESLCGAVLRETCEEIGLCGDSVRLLGMLDDEISRWGHRVTPFVGVAESADFRIQESEVEQIYDVPLDHFISKTTYWTEVWFRGDDHRTVHFYKWQRDIVWGLTALIINKFTDILAKE; this is translated from the coding sequence TTGGCTGAAACCTGCGACATATCAACGATACAGAGTAAATTATCATCATATAAACGCAGAACTCTGGCGGCGACCCCTCGTGTTGCCGCCGTTCTTCTGCTTCTTATCCCTTCGGAAGATGGATTCAGAGTTATCCTTACAAAACGTGTCAGAACACTGGACAGCCACGGCGGCGAGGTATCTTTTCCCGGCGGCTCTGTTGACAGCGGCGAAAGCCTCTGCGGTGCGGTTCTGCGTGAAACCTGCGAGGAGATAGGGCTTTGCGGCGACAGTGTGCGTCTTCTGGGAATGCTGGACGACGAGATATCCCGCTGGGGACACAGGGTCACCCCTTTTGTTGGTGTTGCGGAGAGTGCCGATTTCAGAATTCAGGAGTCGGAAGTGGAGCAGATATACGATGTTCCCCTTGACCATTTCATTTCAAAAACAACATATTGGACAGAGGTTTGGTTCAGAGGCGATGATCACCGCACGGTGCATTTTTATAAATGGCAGCGGGATATAGTCTGGGGGCTAACCGCCCTTATTATTAACAAGTTCACGGACATTCTGGCAAAAGAATAA
- the alaS gene encoding alanine--tRNA ligase, whose protein sequence is MTGHEIRRKFLEYFKQHGHVVVGSSSLVPADDPTLLFTNAGMNQFKDTFLGRETRSYTRAATCQKVVRAGGKHNDLENVGVTSRHHTFFEMLGNFSFGDYFKVDAIKFGWEFLTKEMGLPADKMFVSVYNDDDEAFAIWRDVIGLDEKDIERRGEKDNFWAMGDTGPCGPCSEIHIDQGEGTGCGRPECDRNCDCDRHLELWNLVFMQFERSADGTLTPLPKPSIDTGMGLERVTSVVQKVTSNYETDLFKPILNYISELAGHKYGSDPKKDISVRVIADHSRSTTFLVGDGVLPSNEGRGYVLRRIMRRAMRHGKMLGFEGAFFHKVCEFVVDFMKGHYVELADKKPFISKVVTNEEQSFSRTLGIGLKIIDELLEKHKEYKVISGEDIFRLYDTYGFPVDLLTDIAEDAGYGLDTVGFEQEMQAQQERAKKSWAGSGESRVADIYIQLASRLSTEFTGYDSLKEVTTVAAIIKDGAEVSKAEGECDIVLAKSPFYPEGGGQTGDCGYIKTESAVFKVTKASKYGDGMITMHGVAELGTIIKGETVTAEVDRAARKATEKNHTATHLLHKALQEVLGDHVRQAGSMVTPDRLRFDFNHYAPVSQDEMERIEETVNSVIQENTEVSKTYMSRDEAVQAGAMALFGEKYGERVRVVSVENFSLELCGGCHVSRTGDIGFFKLVSEASVASGVRRIEAVTGMNAVAYAQKADSTVKDAARLLKASPDNVISRIEETAEALKERERELKRLGDRIASSQSEGLLDSAIEVKGVKLLAVTLENADTEALRKFVDTARDRMQSGVVVVGSVNDGKVMFACGVTKDTMGRVKAGDVVREVAKIAEGSGGGRPDMAMAGGKNPEKLGEAVAAVPSIVEKLIG, encoded by the coding sequence ATGACAGGTCACGAGATACGCAGGAAGTTTCTGGAATATTTCAAGCAGCACGGACACGTTGTGGTAGGTTCATCCTCCCTTGTGCCTGCAGACGACCCCACGCTGCTTTTTACAAATGCGGGAATGAACCAGTTCAAGGATACGTTCCTCGGCAGAGAGACCAGAAGCTACACCAGAGCCGCCACATGCCAGAAGGTTGTCAGAGCGGGCGGAAAACACAACGACCTTGAGAACGTGGGCGTTACATCACGTCACCACACATTTTTCGAAATGCTCGGAAACTTCTCCTTCGGCGATTACTTCAAAGTTGACGCTATAAAATTCGGCTGGGAATTCCTCACCAAAGAGATGGGACTGCCCGCCGACAAAATGTTCGTATCCGTATATAATGACGACGACGAGGCGTTCGCCATCTGGCGTGACGTGATCGGCCTGGACGAGAAAGACATAGAGCGCAGAGGAGAGAAGGACAACTTCTGGGCGATGGGCGACACAGGCCCCTGCGGCCCCTGCTCTGAGATTCATATAGATCAGGGCGAGGGTACAGGCTGCGGACGTCCCGAATGCGACCGCAACTGTGACTGCGACAGACACCTTGAGCTGTGGAACCTTGTTTTCATGCAGTTCGAACGTTCGGCTGACGGCACACTGACACCCCTTCCCAAACCCAGCATCGACACCGGAATGGGGCTGGAGCGTGTTACATCGGTTGTTCAGAAGGTAACCAGCAACTACGAGACCGACCTTTTCAAACCCATCCTTAACTATATATCCGAGCTTGCCGGACACAAATACGGTTCCGACCCCAAAAAGGACATCTCCGTCAGGGTTATAGCCGACCACAGCCGTTCGACCACCTTCCTTGTGGGTGACGGCGTTCTGCCTTCAAACGAGGGCAGGGGCTACGTCCTACGCCGTATCATGCGCCGTGCAATGCGCCACGGAAAGATGCTCGGATTCGAGGGAGCTTTCTTCCATAAGGTGTGCGAGTTTGTAGTGGATTTCATGAAAGGTCACTACGTTGAGCTTGCTGACAAGAAACCCTTTATCTCCAAAGTGGTTACAAACGAGGAGCAGTCTTTCAGCAGAACGCTGGGCATCGGACTTAAGATAATAGACGAACTCCTTGAAAAGCATAAAGAATACAAGGTGATAAGCGGAGAGGACATCTTCCGTCTGTACGATACCTACGGATTCCCTGTCGACCTTCTGACAGATATTGCAGAGGATGCGGGCTACGGGCTTGACACAGTGGGATTCGAGCAGGAGATGCAGGCTCAGCAGGAGCGTGCGAAAAAGTCATGGGCGGGCAGCGGCGAGAGCAGGGTTGCCGACATCTACATCCAGCTTGCCAGCAGACTCTCCACAGAGTTCACAGGATACGACAGCCTGAAAGAGGTCACCACTGTTGCCGCCATCATTAAGGACGGCGCAGAGGTCAGCAAGGCCGAAGGCGAGTGCGACATAGTGCTTGCGAAATCCCCCTTCTATCCCGAAGGCGGCGGCCAGACAGGCGACTGCGGATATATCAAGACAGAATCCGCAGTGTTTAAGGTTACTAAAGCGTCCAAGTACGGCGACGGCATGATAACCATGCACGGAGTTGCGGAGCTTGGCACAATCATAAAGGGCGAAACCGTCACTGCAGAGGTGGACAGAGCCGCCAGAAAAGCAACGGAGAAGAACCACACAGCGACCCACCTTCTGCACAAGGCATTGCAGGAAGTTCTGGGCGACCACGTCCGTCAGGCGGGTTCAATGGTCACCCCCGACAGACTCCGTTTCGACTTCAACCACTACGCACCAGTTTCTCAGGATGAGATGGAGCGCATAGAGGAGACGGTCAACTCCGTCATTCAGGAGAACACAGAGGTTTCCAAAACATACATGAGCAGAGACGAGGCGGTTCAGGCCGGAGCAATGGCGCTTTTCGGCGAGAAATACGGCGAGAGGGTGCGTGTTGTCAGCGTTGAGAATTTCAGCCTTGAGCTTTGCGGCGGATGCCACGTTTCAAGAACGGGCGACATCGGCTTTTTTAAACTGGTGAGCGAGGCCTCGGTTGCCTCCGGAGTGCGCAGGATAGAGGCTGTGACAGGGATGAACGCCGTTGCATATGCCCAGAAGGCCGACAGCACGGTGAAGGATGCTGCCAGACTGCTGAAAGCGTCTCCCGACAATGTTATTAGCAGAATCGAAGAGACCGCAGAGGCTCTGAAAGAGCGTGAGCGTGAGCTTAAGAGACTCGGCGACAGGATAGCTTCCAGCCAGTCCGAAGGACTTCTGGACAGTGCTATCGAGGTTAAAGGGGTCAAGCTCCTTGCTGTGACACTTGAAAACGCAGACACTGAAGCTCTCAGAAAATTTGTGGACACCGCACGTGACCGCATGCAGAGCGGTGTTGTTGTTGTGGGTTCCGTTAACGACGGAAAGGTCATGTTCGCATGCGGAGTGACAAAAGACACAATGGGCAGGGTCAAGGCCGGCGACGTTGTGCGTGAGGTTGCAAAAATTGCCGAAGGCTCCGGCGGCGGCAGACCCGACATGGCAATGGCAGGCGGAAAGAACCCCGAAAAACTGGGCGAAGCCGTTGCGGCAGTGCCCTCGATCGTGGAAAAGCTGATTGGCTGA
- a CDS encoding NAD-glutamate dehydrogenase domain-containing protein — protein MLNPSLFNCVTRTDFGQNRLSMLKKRHEELFGKYKTERPVFYDFAGLMMNHMPANLLSFLADEDLSGLIAYLFGIFDGRKKKKVSINADTLESKPFFVGNFSFITIVTDDRPFLYDSVWAYFQEKEHKNLFIVHPIFSAERDKQGSLIKVSDTTIGSRNESFFIIFLENTEINRLKSTARDLGEIYEDVIAVVDDFRRMTELMHNLATETRESGPEVSKFIHWLLQDNFIYQGARITNIKTDDRTAVHTDMGIFNLTGDTPDEEALLSVIESGKLNYIDGQPVVVDISLMKSKVKVRSYLNRIMFIDRHEKFVRVIEVLGHFTYKGRKCPPHEIPIVRDKVKQTLDHFNFVHGSHDYKWVRSLIDDFPKIELFNFSTRLLIETLELILAMQGAGQIRICYRDFRPLNNLFFFVALPTDKFSTELVQEMKEFLAEIFDAVLLDTSIREDEHKRYFLHFHLFLRDTEKLIKIDDNALKNGILSMLQNWDANLYDLLYDRLDAPDIERVYNRYIDALSEVYKSRNTPEASFSDIMMLEKLEGGVKSRIYTDHGRAILKIYSPTRFLLTQLMPVLDNIGLKVYEEDTFRLALDDGDKYINAVYFADIENPEDFCEMYKENLPQLMVNVLNAAAENDRLNGLAILAGLKYRQIAVLRALRNFIRQIDTSFTLLTLVNALINNPEIAKLFVKLFEERFDPAVKKPAVEPVIEEINSRIEKVASVAEDKALRYYLKVLGGIVRTNYFRKPERAYISFKVKSRELDIIPDPKPLYEIFVHSAQMDGIHLRGGKVARGGLRFSDRPDDYRTEILGLVKTQMVKNAVIVPVGSKGGFIVKTRYKDKNADKENVIAQYKNYIRALLDVTDNLKGGKTVHPDNVKIYDEKDPYLVVAADKGTAAFSDIANSVSLERDFWLGDAFASGGSVGYDHKKVGITAKGGWECVKRHFREMGKNIQKEEFTVFGIGDMGGDVFGNGMLLSRKILLQAAFNHMHIFLDPTPDAEKSFIERQRLFAVGPAGSWADYDRSIISEGGGIFERAAKKIELSPQVRRMLDTERQFATGEEIVVMILKMRAELMWNGGIGTYVRATTETNPQVGDPANDLVRITAKELRAVVVGEGGNLGFTQKARIEYAENGGRINTDALDNSAGVDMSDHEVNLKIMFSKLMKDGLIKDEADRNRYIKKLTSQVESLVLRDNYLQSGCVSMAQRGFEQNSVVYREFAKYLRDKGLLDFRIEKIEFVDSDKPATRPELCVLLAYSKIFLYGEIEQGLDVENELVKREYMSYYPQDMQEKFGEKLYDHILRREIAATVIVNRLINRTGPVFFYELYRNNNIDFGRLVNGYMLAEDALSLKELRRELEALDGKAQSDGVYFAMNELEKSMKVATVRICDESRAKALKDSRDVFVEIVKSIPKYLSDDLQANYVRMCETLTGSGIPKSLAVRIAAVRYSKAAFDIFDIHLSTGKPIKDILTAYYEADSIFSITELTTGIKSVKIRTEWERVNMESLVNRIKGIQKSAAAFSCLRGKGALAALKSSERTFFENYNAFLVSVRSRDIDSLVPYNVVTDMFSRLVGSFGEN, from the coding sequence ATGCTCAATCCATCCTTATTTAATTGTGTAACCAGAACAGATTTCGGTCAGAACCGCCTTTCTATGCTGAAAAAACGCCACGAGGAGCTTTTCGGAAAATATAAAACCGAGCGCCCCGTGTTCTATGATTTTGCGGGACTTATGATGAACCACATGCCTGCAAACCTCCTCAGCTTCCTTGCGGACGAAGACCTGAGCGGGCTTATCGCCTATCTTTTCGGGATCTTTGACGGCAGAAAAAAGAAAAAAGTATCCATCAATGCTGACACCCTTGAATCGAAACCCTTTTTCGTGGGCAATTTCAGTTTTATAACAATAGTCACCGACGACCGCCCCTTTCTGTATGACAGCGTTTGGGCATATTTTCAGGAGAAGGAGCACAAGAACCTTTTCATAGTCCACCCGATTTTCAGCGCCGAAAGGGACAAGCAGGGCAGCCTGATAAAAGTGTCCGACACCACCATCGGCTCCAGAAACGAGTCGTTTTTCATAATATTCCTTGAGAACACAGAGATAAACAGGCTTAAGAGCACCGCCAGAGACCTCGGCGAAATATATGAGGATGTTATCGCCGTTGTGGACGATTTCCGACGAATGACGGAGCTGATGCATAATCTTGCCACCGAGACCCGTGAGAGCGGTCCGGAGGTTTCAAAATTCATCCACTGGCTGCTTCAGGATAATTTCATTTATCAGGGAGCACGCATAACCAACATAAAAACAGACGACAGAACAGCAGTCCACACCGACATGGGCATATTTAATCTGACAGGCGATACCCCCGATGAGGAGGCGCTGCTGAGTGTTATAGAATCCGGCAAGCTGAATTATATAGACGGTCAGCCAGTTGTGGTGGACATCTCCCTTATGAAGTCCAAGGTTAAGGTGCGCAGCTATCTCAACCGGATAATGTTCATTGACAGACACGAAAAATTTGTCCGTGTGATAGAGGTTCTGGGTCATTTCACATATAAGGGGCGCAAATGTCCTCCACATGAGATCCCCATTGTGCGGGATAAGGTTAAGCAGACCCTCGACCATTTCAACTTCGTCCACGGCTCACACGATTATAAATGGGTACGCTCCCTCATCGACGATTTCCCGAAGATTGAGCTTTTCAATTTCAGCACAAGGCTTCTGATAGAGACGCTGGAGCTTATCCTCGCCATGCAGGGCGCAGGGCAGATACGCATCTGCTACCGTGATTTCAGGCCGCTGAATAACCTCTTTTTCTTCGTGGCTCTGCCAACGGATAAGTTCTCCACAGAGCTTGTTCAGGAGATGAAGGAGTTTCTGGCGGAGATCTTCGATGCTGTTCTTCTGGATACCAGCATCCGTGAGGACGAGCACAAACGGTATTTCCTGCATTTCCATCTGTTCCTCAGAGACACAGAGAAACTCATTAAAATAGACGATAACGCCCTTAAGAACGGAATCCTGTCCATGCTGCAGAACTGGGATGCGAACCTGTATGACCTGCTCTACGACAGACTGGATGCGCCGGACATAGAAAGGGTTTACAACAGATACATCGATGCTTTAAGCGAGGTCTATAAATCCAGAAACACGCCTGAAGCGAGCTTTTCGGACATCATGATGCTTGAGAAGCTGGAGGGTGGGGTCAAATCCAGAATATACACCGACCACGGCAGGGCGATTCTGAAAATATACTCACCCACAAGGTTTCTGCTGACGCAGCTGATGCCCGTTCTGGACAATATCGGCCTCAAGGTTTACGAGGAGGACACCTTCCGCCTCGCACTTGACGACGGCGATAAATACATCAACGCCGTCTATTTTGCCGACATAGAGAATCCGGAAGATTTCTGCGAAATGTACAAGGAGAACCTGCCTCAGCTTATGGTGAACGTTCTGAACGCAGCAGCGGAGAACGACAGGCTGAACGGGCTTGCCATTCTGGCGGGGCTTAAATACCGTCAGATAGCGGTTCTGCGTGCACTGCGAAATTTCATCCGCCAGATAGACACCAGTTTCACCCTGCTGACCCTCGTTAACGCACTTATAAACAACCCTGAGATAGCGAAGCTGTTTGTAAAACTGTTTGAGGAGCGGTTCGATCCGGCGGTGAAAAAACCTGCGGTTGAGCCTGTGATAGAGGAGATAAACAGCCGCATAGAGAAGGTTGCCTCAGTTGCAGAGGACAAGGCTCTCAGATACTACCTAAAGGTGCTCGGCGGCATAGTCCGCACGAACTATTTCAGAAAGCCCGAAAGAGCTTACATATCGTTCAAGGTGAAAAGCCGTGAACTTGACATAATCCCCGACCCCAAGCCGCTGTATGAAATTTTCGTACACTCCGCCCAGATGGACGGAATACACCTGCGTGGCGGCAAAGTGGCAAGGGGTGGTCTGAGGTTCTCCGACAGACCCGACGACTACCGCACCGAGATTCTGGGGCTTGTGAAAACCCAGATGGTAAAGAATGCGGTCATAGTTCCCGTGGGTTCGAAGGGTGGTTTCATCGTGAAAACCCGCTATAAGGACAAGAATGCAGACAAAGAGAACGTAATTGCTCAGTACAAGAACTACATTCGAGCCCTTCTGGATGTCACGGACAACCTGAAAGGCGGAAAAACCGTTCATCCTGACAACGTTAAGATATATGACGAAAAAGATCCCTATCTGGTTGTTGCCGCAGACAAAGGCACGGCGGCTTTCAGCGACATAGCAAACTCGGTCTCCCTTGAGAGGGATTTCTGGCTGGGCGATGCTTTCGCATCCGGCGGCAGTGTGGGCTACGACCATAAAAAAGTGGGTATCACCGCCAAAGGCGGCTGGGAATGCGTTAAGCGGCATTTCCGCGAGATGGGCAAGAATATCCAGAAAGAGGAGTTCACCGTCTTCGGTATCGGCGATATGGGCGGAGACGTTTTCGGAAACGGAATGCTCTTGTCCCGCAAGATACTGCTTCAGGCGGCGTTCAACCATATGCACATCTTCCTCGACCCGACACCCGATGCCGAAAAATCGTTCATCGAGCGTCAGCGTCTGTTCGCCGTGGGGCCCGCAGGCTCGTGGGCGGATTACGACAGAAGCATAATCTCCGAAGGCGGCGGAATTTTTGAACGTGCCGCCAAAAAGATAGAGCTGTCGCCGCAGGTTCGCAGAATGCTGGACACCGAAAGGCAGTTTGCCACAGGCGAAGAGATAGTGGTGATGATACTTAAGATGCGTGCCGAGCTTATGTGGAACGGCGGCATCGGAACCTATGTCAGAGCCACCACCGAGACAAACCCGCAGGTTGGCGACCCCGCAAACGATCTGGTGCGTATAACGGCGAAAGAACTTCGTGCGGTTGTGGTGGGCGAGGGCGGAAACCTCGGTTTCACCCAGAAGGCACGCATAGAGTATGCCGAAAACGGCGGCCGCATAAACACCGATGCGCTGGACAACTCCGCAGGCGTGGATATGTCCGACCACGAAGTGAACCTGAAAATAATGTTCTCAAAACTGATGAAGGACGGACTTATCAAAGACGAGGCCGACCGCAACAGATACATCAAAAAACTCACCTCTCAGGTGGAATCCCTTGTCCTGCGTGACAACTATCTCCAGTCCGGCTGTGTCAGCATGGCGCAGAGAGGATTCGAGCAGAACTCGGTGGTCTATCGTGAGTTTGCAAAATATCTGCGGGACAAAGGACTTCTGGACTTCCGCATCGAAAAGATAGAGTTTGTTGACAGCGACAAACCCGCCACAAGGCCGGAACTTTGCGTTCTGCTTGCCTACTCGAAAATATTCCTCTACGGAGAGATAGAGCAGGGGCTGGACGTTGAGAACGAGCTTGTTAAGCGTGAATACATGAGCTACTACCCGCAGGATATGCAGGAGAAGTTCGGCGAAAAGCTGTACGACCACATACTGCGCCGTGAGATAGCCGCAACTGTCATAGTTAACAGGCTTATCAACCGCACAGGCCCCGTATTCTTCTATGAACTTTACAGGAACAACAACATAGATTTCGGCAGGCTGGTGAACGGCTACATGCTTGCAGAAGACGCCCTCAGCCTGAAAGAGCTTCGCAGAGAGCTTGAGGCTCTGGACGGCAAAGCCCAGTCCGACGGCGTATATTTCGCCATGAACGAGCTTGAAAAGAGCATGAAGGTTGCAACCGTGCGCATCTGTGACGAGAGCAGGGCAAAGGCTCTGAAAGACAGCAGGGATGTTTTTGTCGAGATAGTTAAGAGTATTCCGAAGTATCTGTCGGACGATCTTCAGGCGAACTATGTCCGCATGTGCGAAACCCTCACCGGAAGCGGAATACCGAAATCTCTGGCGGTGCGTATAGCAGCTGTTCGCTATTCAAAAGCGGCGTTCGACATTTTTGACATTCACCTGTCCACAGGCAAACCCATAAAGGATATCCTGACCGCATATTATGAGGCGGACAGCATTTTCAGCATTACAGAGCTGACAACGGGTATAAAATCAGTTAAGATACGAACTGAATGGGAAAGGGTGAACATGGAGAGCCTTGTGAACCGCATCAAAGGGATACAGAAGAGTGCCGCTGCGTTCTCCTGTCTCAGAGGAAAAGGCGCACTGGCGGCTCTTAAATCATCCGAACGGACGTTTTTCGAGAACTATAACGCATTTCTGGTGTCAGTGAGAAGCAGGGACATTGACAGTCTCGTGCCCTATAACGTTGTGACGGACATGTTCTCCCGTCTGGTAGGGAGCTTCGGAGAAAACTGA
- a CDS encoding M16 family metallopeptidase yields the protein MAKEMTKLDNNVTLIYKYIPGIKVVSVQTWMKTGSVNETEKESGISHFLEHMVFKGTRKYAPSEIDTIVEGKGGVMNAATSKDYTYYYINIPSYNAEVAFDTISEMVFRASFIPEEIEKEKPVVVQEIKMGKDRPTSEMMTTFFREMFKGSPYEREIIGTEDTVNSFTREMLVDYYNRYYHPDNMTLVVVGDIAYDEVLKLAKQYYSDKRSVPVGKRYEDDRLNSFDKPVDIVVKKDINQEYGVVAFPALSILQIDVFAMEILGEIISGGEFSVLNRKFRHENDLANSITGGYYGMKHAGTFLFSYNCQAGKGDAVRDEILKLTSEIEKYLTDENIEKAKNRLLSQMMFQREKASSEANDIGYSYTVEQPEYYDNFVESIRKTDKLEIMTSIKTIFSSQYVRVRTQPMEKK from the coding sequence TTGGCGAAAGAGATGACGAAGCTGGACAATAACGTTACGCTTATTTACAAATATATTCCCGGCATAAAGGTTGTTTCCGTGCAGACATGGATGAAGACCGGATCGGTGAACGAAACGGAAAAGGAGAGCGGAATCTCCCATTTTCTTGAGCATATGGTGTTCAAGGGAACCAGAAAATATGCACCCAGCGAGATAGACACCATAGTCGAGGGCAAGGGCGGGGTGATGAACGCCGCCACCAGCAAGGACTACACTTATTACTACATCAACATCCCCTCATATAATGCCGAGGTTGCGTTTGACACCATCAGCGAGATGGTTTTCCGTGCGTCCTTTATCCCCGAAGAGATAGAGAAGGAGAAACCCGTTGTCGTTCAGGAGATAAAAATGGGCAAGGACAGACCCACCTCCGAAATGATGACCACGTTTTTCCGTGAGATGTTCAAGGGCAGTCCATACGAAAGGGAGATAATAGGCACTGAGGACACGGTGAACTCATTCACCCGTGAGATGCTGGTGGACTATTACAACAGATACTACCATCCGGACAACATGACTCTGGTGGTTGTGGGCGACATAGCCTATGACGAGGTTCTTAAACTCGCAAAACAGTATTACAGCGACAAGAGGAGCGTTCCCGTCGGGAAAAGATATGAGGACGACAGGCTGAACAGCTTCGACAAACCTGTGGATATCGTTGTTAAAAAAGATATAAATCAGGAATACGGAGTGGTTGCATTCCCTGCGCTCAGCATATTACAGATAGACGTTTTCGCTATGGAGATTCTGGGCGAGATAATCTCCGGAGGCGAGTTTTCGGTGCTCAACCGTAAGTTCCGCCACGAAAATGACCTCGCAAACAGCATAACAGGTGGCTACTACGGCATGAAGCATGCCGGAACCTTCCTGTTTTCATACAACTGTCAGGCGGGCAAGGGCGATGCCGTCCGTGACGAGATCCTGAAGCTCACCTCAGAGATAGAAAAATATCTCACCGATGAGAACATCGAAAAGGCGAAGAACAGACTTCTGAGCCAGATGATGTTCCAGAGGGAGAAGGCATCCAGCGAGGCAAACGACATCGGATACTCATATACGGTGGAACAGCCTGAATATTATGATAATTTTGTTGAAAGTATCAGGAAAACAGATAAACTTGAAATAATGACTTCAATTAAAACTATTTTTTCATCCCAGTATGTCCGGGTGCGGACACAGCCGATGGAAAAAAAGTGA
- a CDS encoding chemotaxis protein CheX has translation MKAEYINPFIACTINVFETMTGMKPIKGDLYIKSDENLHYDVSAVIGIVGDVVGYVSVSMPEGLAMKVASIFLMEEKEEVDTDVGDAIGELINMIAGSTKKMFTDRGHKFSISVPNVVVGKGHTIQRPAHIICVGVKFKLESSSFVIEIALKDKS, from the coding sequence GTGAAAGCTGAGTATATCAATCCATTTATAGCCTGTACCATCAATGTTTTCGAGACTATGACAGGCATGAAGCCGATCAAGGGCGACCTCTATATCAAATCCGACGAAAACCTGCATTATGACGTCTCCGCCGTAATTGGTATAGTGGGCGATGTGGTGGGCTATGTTTCCGTAAGCATGCCCGAAGGGCTGGCCATGAAGGTAGCCTCGATCTTCCTTATGGAAGAGAAAGAAGAGGTCGACACCGACGTGGGCGATGCAATCGGCGAACTTATCAACATGATAGCCGGAAGCACCAAAAAAATGTTCACCGACAGAGGCCACAAGTTCAGCATCTCCGTTCCCAACGTTGTTGTGGGCAAAGGACACACCATCCAGCGTCCCGCACACATCATCTGTGTCGGCGTTAAGTTCAAACTGGAAAGCTCTTCTTTTGTCATTGAGATAGCACTGAAAGACAAAAGCTGA